A single genomic interval of Leptotrichia trevisanii DSM 22070 harbors:
- a CDS encoding Hsp70 family protein, which produces MGRMIGIDLGTTNSLATYIDDNGEIQFVKNEYGNILIPSVVGIDENDGIIVGELAKERRMMNAGETASNFKRRMGTEAKIKIKNKTFDAQMLSSFVLKHLKENAEKQLNEKIDRAIISVPAYFNDKQRKDTKIAAELAGLTVERLINEPTAAALSLGSHILDQNLKFIVLDLGGGTFDVTLLETFEDIMEVISISGDTMLGGEDFTTKICEIFLKNIGLSISDLSRDERTKLYTKADRAKKLISLKDVEIELEIKGKDYKAEITQADFRAVVKPLLVKIKVAIDKALQDGNTDAREIEKVVLVGGAVKLGIVEEFVEKYFNKMRGEKTYFDNTDFIEGNKLVSIAQNPDTVVAYGVGVTVGMKERNKAFKERILTDVCPFTLGIEVIGQRFAPIIPRNTTVPTSKSEYFSTVEDNQTIIRIAIYQGESLNINDNLFLGEFEINVPRNNAGNEKVNVRFTYDINGILEAEATAMSTGEKRNKLIINGDLSEEEKNERIKTLEEIKIQSENQNKDKLLIERANRIYAEIVNTEIRNYISEYLENYQMIVRTGDRIRIQKVKKEFSAFLGKIDPELNDLSVDDILRDIDEKEEDGAVEEEDELEFWN; this is translated from the coding sequence ATGGGAAGAATGATTGGAATTGATTTGGGGACAACGAATAGTTTGGCGACATATATTGATGATAATGGGGAAATACAGTTTGTAAAAAATGAATATGGGAATATTTTGATTCCGTCTGTTGTGGGAATTGATGAAAATGATGGAATAATAGTAGGAGAACTGGCGAAGGAAAGAAGAATGATGAACGCTGGGGAAACTGCGAGCAATTTTAAAAGAAGGATGGGAACGGAAGCAAAAATCAAAATTAAAAATAAAACTTTTGATGCACAAATGCTTTCTTCATTTGTACTGAAACATTTAAAGGAAAATGCTGAAAAGCAGCTGAATGAGAAGATAGACAGGGCAATAATAAGCGTGCCTGCATATTTTAATGATAAACAGAGAAAAGATACTAAAATAGCGGCAGAACTGGCAGGACTTACAGTAGAAAGGCTTATAAATGAGCCAACAGCTGCGGCATTGTCGCTTGGAAGCCATATTTTAGATCAGAATCTGAAATTTATAGTGCTTGACTTGGGTGGAGGGACATTTGATGTTACTTTGCTTGAAACATTTGAGGATATTATGGAAGTAATTTCGATAAGTGGGGATACGATGCTTGGTGGAGAGGATTTTACTACAAAAATATGTGAAATTTTCTTGAAAAATATAGGATTATCAATATCTGACTTGAGCCGTGATGAAAGAACAAAATTGTACACAAAGGCAGATAGGGCAAAAAAACTGATAAGTTTGAAAGATGTGGAAATTGAACTGGAAATTAAAGGAAAAGATTATAAAGCAGAAATTACGCAGGCAGATTTCAGAGCAGTTGTAAAACCATTGCTTGTAAAAATAAAAGTTGCAATTGACAAGGCTTTGCAGGATGGAAATACGGATGCAAGAGAAATTGAGAAAGTTGTACTAGTCGGTGGGGCGGTAAAATTGGGAATTGTGGAAGAATTTGTGGAAAAGTATTTTAATAAAATGCGTGGAGAAAAAACTTATTTTGACAATACTGATTTTATTGAAGGTAACAAACTTGTGTCAATAGCTCAAAATCCTGATACTGTCGTAGCTTACGGCGTTGGTGTAACTGTGGGAATGAAGGAGAGAAACAAGGCGTTTAAGGAAAGAATTTTGACAGATGTGTGTCCATTTACACTCGGAATTGAAGTAATTGGACAGAGATTTGCACCGATTATTCCAAGAAATACAACCGTTCCGACAAGCAAGTCGGAGTATTTTTCAACAGTAGAAGACAATCAGACAATAATAAGAATCGCAATTTATCAAGGGGAAAGCTTGAATATAAATGATAACCTATTTTTGGGAGAATTTGAAATAAATGTGCCAAGAAATAATGCAGGAAATGAAAAAGTGAACGTAAGATTTACTTACGATATAAATGGGATCTTAGAAGCAGAAGCAACTGCAATGAGTACGGGAGAAAAGAGAAATAAATTAATTATAAACGGCGATTTATCCGAAGAAGAAAAAAATGAAAGAATAAAAACGTTGGAAGAAATAAAAATCCAGTCAGAAAATCAAAACAAAGATAAATTGCTGATTGAAAGGGCAAACCGAATTTATGCCGAAATAGTAAATACAGAAATTAGAAACTACATTTCAGAATATTTGGAAAATTATCAGATGATTGTAAGAACCGGCGATAGAATCCGTATTCAAAAAGTAAAAAAAGAATTTTCAGCTTTTCTTGGTAAAATAGATCCAGAACTGAACGACTTGAGTGTTGATGATATTTTGAGAGATATTGATGAAAAGGAAGAAGATGGGGCTGTGGAAGAGGAAGATGAATTGGAGTTTTGGAATTAG
- a CDS encoding DKNYY domain-containing protein, whose amino-acid sequence MKIKKLLKIFGLLILAGNIVNAEYIKRNGEIYYRDWSEEKTRILKNIDKKSFEILENDFAKDKNNIYYQGEKIEKIDPKSAKIFGSHFVKDEKIVFDAYEKKELKDVDTKTLKSVGDYYFKDKNNAYFDMKKIDEKVDLETFVYLDYFYAKDKNNLYFYGQKVKGVSPNNFNFLTLLSSVPDNIIKSRNDFYLVYENDLNEKIYAKKMDFPIDRDTFKSFSMRVYKDKNNFYYYDETDDIKKGKTLIKFKNEADIKTLKFLKEKNGEKSNEYIKDEKNVYYVDEENLEIKKIENADYKTFQVIEYLYAKDKNNVYYKGKKLNNINPNHFKIVDNEIKYNNEFYKIDDNMNLIKIERE is encoded by the coding sequence ATGAAAATAAAAAAATTGTTGAAAATATTTGGGTTGTTAATTTTGGCAGGAAATATTGTGAATGCAGAATACATAAAAAGAAATGGAGAAATTTATTATCGGGACTGGAGTGAAGAAAAGACAAGAATATTAAAAAATATAGATAAAAAATCATTTGAAATATTGGAAAATGATTTTGCAAAAGATAAGAATAATATTTATTATCAAGGGGAAAAGATTGAAAAAATAGATCCTAAAAGTGCTAAAATATTTGGAAGCCATTTTGTGAAGGATGAGAAAATTGTTTTTGATGCTTATGAAAAAAAGGAATTGAAAGATGTGGATACAAAAACGCTTAAATCGGTTGGAGATTATTATTTTAAAGATAAGAACAATGCTTATTTTGATATGAAAAAAATTGATGAAAAAGTTGATTTAGAGACGTTTGTTTATTTGGACTATTTTTATGCGAAAGATAAGAATAATCTGTATTTTTATGGACAAAAAGTGAAGGGTGTAAGTCCGAATAATTTTAATTTTTTGACTTTGTTAAGCAGTGTTCCTGATAACATAATTAAAAGCAGGAATGATTTTTATCTTGTTTATGAAAATGATTTGAATGAAAAAATATATGCGAAAAAAATGGATTTCCCGATTGACAGGGATACTTTTAAAAGTTTTTCCATGAGAGTTTATAAAGATAAAAATAATTTTTATTATTACGATGAAACTGATGACATAAAAAAAGGAAAAACGCTTATTAAATTTAAAAATGAAGCTGATATAAAAACACTTAAATTTTTGAAGGAAAAAAATGGCGAAAAAAGTAATGAATATATAAAAGATGAAAAGAATGTCTATTATGTGGATGAAGAAAATTTAGAAATAAAAAAGATAGAAAATGCTGATTACAAAACCTTTCAAGTTATTGAATACTTATATGCAAAGGATAAAAACAATGTTTATTATAAAGGGAAAAAGTTAAATAATATTAATCCAAACCATTTTAAAATTGTAGACAATGAAATAAAATATAATAATGAATTTTATAAAATTGATGACAATATGAATCTTATAAAAATAGAAAGAGAATAA
- a CDS encoding DKNYY domain-containing protein: protein MKRKNLLKILILFILAGSIANAEYLKENGEIYYKMPYYEIKSKVKDVDIESFEPLKEDRELIGDYYAKDNKYVYFYGKKLKDVLPEGFETVKENYVKDSKNVYKIEAEITDSIPISSDNKINTKKISLDGLDVKTFRALENSKDVTSIDYFVDKNNIYYAYEDLEKIQGADKNSFEVLGNYIAKDKNNVYYNGKKMENVDSKSFKNFGNFIGKDKNRVFYITGNEDIKDADAESFEIMGDTRYFRDKNNIFVIKYSNDFPDGEGFIKLPNIDRNSFITLSEEFGKDKNGIYYIGEKINGINPNNVRVIEEMGQDNYILQSGNNYYLTFNSNKDLYDRKNDKIEVKKINNLNIDFSTFKYFGIFNYYKDKNSFYYHSDNDFKKIKSGIDVGSADKVLELNDFVKDKNNLYYFSNGKINKINLNIDVNSLVFLDNNSSSYSSYIKDRNNVYFVDNENGKVKIVKNADKNTFQIVNGNYGIDRKNVYYNGEKLNSVGIEGLKIFDDNYLKDNKNVYEIYTTDDEKIKIRAIKNLNIDVASFENILKGTFYKDKNSVYYIDTTGDKQELKKLEGADADTFEPGIFSKDKNSVYVDKQKLKGISPKGFEILDNDLNFIKDYKNVFYLDRAEDGITFIPTVQNTEGVDVATLESVGKSVFKDYFKDKNNVYIVANEREFISADSINTKLNFYKLIGANPKTFELIDNFGKDDKNVYFLDKKLKGIDAKTFEEISFNIVKDKNGLHILLNSDDSGIKTRNLKISGLDLKTFKKLENGYYKDKNNIYYDLDNNLSTIKNADLATFEVLNSPYSSSIYFAKDKNNVYYQNKKIDGLVADGFEQIQSNFIKDRNGIYKFEEDENEKSLKITPINAKIDFENLKELDWKYFGDDKNIYYFDESDFKKLDKADINSFERIDSTGFFKDKNNVYYEGEKVEGIDMNSIKVISGMWIKDKNNVFYEGKKLKGISSDNFSYFDGGLSYDKILVDKNGIYKFIETEDNKKTIEVTRLDSKDIDLETLERITSPIDSSNYFKDKNGVYFIDGNKFVKINGADKDSFRVTMRGKYGKDKNNVYFEGKKMEGKNPVDFEKEMEIK, encoded by the coding sequence ATGAAAAGAAAAAATTTATTAAAAATATTAATTTTATTTATCCTAGCAGGAAGCATTGCAAATGCGGAATATTTAAAGGAAAATGGTGAAATTTATTATAAAATGCCATATTATGAGATTAAGTCGAAAGTAAAAGATGTAGATATTGAAAGTTTTGAACCTTTAAAGGAAGATAGAGAGCTTATTGGTGATTATTATGCAAAAGATAATAAATATGTTTATTTTTATGGTAAGAAACTTAAAGATGTTTTGCCCGAAGGATTTGAAACAGTAAAAGAAAATTATGTAAAAGATAGTAAAAATGTATATAAAATTGAAGCTGAGATTACAGATAGTATACCAATATCTTCGGATAATAAAATAAATACAAAAAAAATATCTTTAGATGGACTTGATGTTAAAACTTTTAGAGCTTTAGAAAATAGCAAAGATGTTACGAGCATAGATTATTTTGTTGATAAAAATAATATTTACTATGCCTATGAGGATTTGGAAAAAATACAAGGAGCAGATAAAAATTCTTTTGAGGTTTTGGGTAATTATATCGCAAAAGATAAAAATAATGTTTATTATAACGGTAAAAAGATGGAAAATGTGGATTCTAAGAGTTTTAAAAATTTTGGTAATTTTATAGGAAAAGATAAAAATAGAGTTTTTTACATTACAGGAAATGAGGATATTAAAGATGCTGATGCGGAAAGTTTTGAGATAATGGGAGATACTCGTTATTTTAGAGATAAAAATAATATTTTTGTTATTAAATACAGTAATGATTTTCCTGATGGAGAAGGTTTTATAAAATTACCAAATATTGATAGGAACAGCTTTATTACTTTGAGCGAGGAATTTGGAAAAGATAAAAATGGAATTTATTATATTGGTGAAAAAATAAACGGAATTAATCCGAATAATGTTAGAGTTATTGAAGAAATGGGACAGGACAATTATATTCTTCAAAGCGGAAATAATTACTATTTGACATTTAATAGCAATAAAGATTTGTATGACAGGAAAAACGATAAAATTGAAGTGAAAAAAATAAATAATTTGAACATTGATTTTAGTACATTTAAGTATTTTGGAATTTTTAACTATTATAAAGATAAAAACAGTTTTTATTATCATTCAGATAATGATTTTAAAAAAATCAAAAGCGGAATTGATGTTGGAAGTGCTGATAAAGTGCTTGAATTGAATGATTTTGTAAAAGATAAAAATAATCTTTATTATTTTTCTAATGGAAAAATTAATAAAATAAATTTGAATATTGATGTAAATAGTTTAGTATTTTTGGATAATAACAGTTCTTCTTACAGCAGTTATATAAAAGACAGAAATAACGTGTATTTTGTAGATAATGAAAATGGGAAAGTGAAAATAGTAAAAAATGCTGATAAAAATACATTTCAAATTGTAAATGGAAATTATGGGATAGACAGGAAAAATGTTTATTATAATGGAGAAAAGCTAAATTCTGTTGGTATTGAAGGACTTAAAATTTTTGACGATAATTACTTGAAGGATAATAAAAATGTCTATGAGATTTATACGACAGATGATGAAAAGATAAAAATAAGAGCAATAAAAAATTTGAATATTGATGTGGCAAGTTTTGAAAATATTTTAAAAGGGACATTTTATAAAGATAAAAATTCAGTTTATTACATTGATACGACTGGGGATAAACAAGAATTAAAAAAATTGGAAGGAGCAGATGCTGATACATTTGAGCCAGGAATTTTTTCAAAAGATAAAAATAGCGTGTATGTTGATAAACAGAAGTTAAAAGGGATTAGTCCGAAAGGATTTGAAATATTAGACAATGATCTAAATTTTATAAAAGATTATAAAAATGTATTTTATTTGGATAGAGCAGAGGATGGTATAACTTTCATACCAACAGTGCAAAATACAGAAGGAGTGGATGTTGCAACTTTGGAATCTGTTGGAAAATCTGTTTTTAAAGATTATTTCAAGGATAAAAATAATGTTTATATTGTAGCAAATGAAAGAGAATTTATATCAGCTGACTCTATCAATACAAAATTAAATTTTTATAAATTAATTGGTGCAAATCCTAAGACTTTTGAATTGATTGACAATTTTGGAAAAGATGACAAGAATGTATATTTTCTTGATAAAAAGTTAAAAGGAATTGATGCTAAAACTTTTGAAGAAATAAGTTTTAATATTGTAAAGGATAAGAATGGTTTACATATTTTGTTAAATTCTGATGATTCTGGAATAAAGACACGAAATTTGAAAATAAGTGGACTTGATTTGAAAACGTTTAAAAAATTGGAGAATGGTTACTATAAAGATAAAAATAATATTTATTATGATTTGGATAATAACCTTTCTACAATAAAAAATGCTGATTTGGCGACATTTGAAGTTTTAAATTCACCTTACAGCAGTTCTATTTATTTTGCAAAGGACAAGAATAATGTTTATTATCAAAATAAAAAAATAGATGGGCTTGTCGCTGACGGTTTTGAACAAATACAAAGCAATTTTATAAAAGATAGGAATGGAATTTATAAATTTGAGGAAGATGAAAATGAAAAAAGTTTAAAAATAACTCCAATTAATGCAAAAATCGATTTTGAAAATCTTAAGGAATTAGATTGGAAATATTTTGGCGATGATAAAAATATTTATTATTTTGACGAAAGTGATTTCAAAAAATTAGATAAAGCAGATATAAATTCATTTGAACGAATAGATTCTACTGGCTTTTTTAAAGATAAAAACAATGTTTATTACGAGGGAGAAAAAGTAGAAGGAATAGATATGAACAGTATCAAAGTAATATCTGGAATGTGGATAAAAGATAAAAATAACGTCTTTTATGAAGGGAAAAAATTAAAAGGAATCAGCTCTGATAATTTTAGTTATTTTGATGGCGGATTATCGTATGATAAAATTTTAGTTGATAAAAACGGAATTTATAAATTTATTGAAACTGAAGATAACAAAAAAACAATAGAAGTAACTCGACTGGATAGTAAAGACATTGATTTAGAAACTCTTGAAAGAATTACTTCTCCAATCGACAGTTCCAATTATTTCAAAGATAAGAATGGCGTTTATTTTATAGATGGAAATAAATTTGTAAAAATAAATGGAGCGGATAAAGATAGTTTTAGAGTAACAATGAGAGGAAAATATGGGAAAGATAAAAATAACGTTTATTTCGAAGGGAAGAAAATGGAAGGGAAAAATCCAGTTGACTTTGAGAAGGAAATGGAGATTAAATAA
- a CDS encoding DKNYY domain-containing protein, with product MNIKGHLLKILLLFVLVGSIVNADIRVMPFYEIHGNSVYYRTENGLEKLQNADAKTFEILGYHIAKDKNSVYYWDEKLSKIDPKTFEVVEGYYITIFKDKNGIYTFGKNYDKLKIINFKENGIDIDFNDFKVISSEDPTIYKNKNDIYFQKGGKILQIKNVDAKIFEKINGRNYLDNKYYRDKNNVYYFSEDKMLKLENADRNSVNELSENILKDKNYVYFENQQIKGLDVNSFKVIYENRISEPENLIKDKNGVYYIDEDKKTLIKFRNDEIDIEGFGIANKMLDDYFKDKNNVYYLENYKLHELDDLDIKTYQNISMTRYKKDKNNLYYKWKKVKGVNPDDIEIIENNFIKIKNTLYKISNFGGKEAEIEPLSVDTNTFEEIENNYYRDNNNVYFYKDGNLQKLKDANVKNFKMLKESSDFGKDQSTIYYKGYKLEQVDKNSFEILDEAYDGSIIKDKNGIYILTEKSNEIKINKISENQNNIDFNSFIEITNNPYIFKDKNSVYTLNTDDDKTVTVFSFEKNDYKLNKLNNINPKKFDMMELNYFKDDKNIFYFSDKEKMMKKIKNADIESFEIMNDDYAKDKNGEYYRGEKIRENRGIK from the coding sequence GTGAACATTAAAGGACATTTATTAAAAATTCTACTTTTGTTTGTTTTGGTGGGGAGTATTGTGAATGCAGATATTCGTGTGATGCCTTTTTATGAAATTCATGGAAATAGTGTGTACTATAGAACAGAAAATGGATTAGAAAAGTTGCAAAATGCAGATGCGAAAACTTTTGAGATTTTGGGTTATCATATTGCAAAAGATAAAAATTCTGTTTATTATTGGGATGAAAAATTAAGTAAAATAGATCCAAAAACTTTTGAAGTAGTTGAAGGATATTATATTACAATTTTTAAGGATAAAAATGGTATTTATACTTTTGGAAAAAATTATGATAAATTAAAAATTATAAATTTTAAAGAAAATGGGATTGATATAGATTTTAATGATTTTAAAGTAATTTCAAGTGAAGATCCAACTATTTATAAAAATAAAAATGATATTTATTTCCAAAAAGGCGGGAAAATTTTACAAATAAAAAATGTGGATGCAAAAATTTTTGAAAAAATAAATGGACGTAACTATCTTGATAATAAATATTATCGGGATAAAAACAATGTTTACTATTTTTCTGAAGATAAAATGTTGAAACTAGAAAATGCAGATAGAAACAGTGTTAATGAATTAAGTGAAAATATTTTAAAAGATAAAAATTATGTCTATTTTGAAAATCAACAAATAAAAGGTTTAGATGTTAACAGCTTTAAAGTTATTTATGAAAATAGAATATCAGAACCTGAAAATTTGATAAAGGATAAAAATGGTGTCTATTATATTGATGAAGATAAAAAAACTTTAATAAAATTTAGGAATGATGAGATAGATATAGAAGGTTTTGGAATAGCAAATAAAATGTTGGATGATTATTTTAAGGATAAAAATAATGTATATTATTTAGAGAATTATAAACTTCATGAATTAGATGATTTGGATATTAAAACTTATCAAAATATTTCTATGACAAGATATAAAAAAGATAAGAATAATTTGTATTATAAATGGAAAAAAGTGAAGGGTGTTAATCCTGACGATATTGAAATAATTGAAAATAATTTTATAAAAATAAAAAATACATTATATAAAATTTCTAATTTTGGAGGAAAAGAAGCTGAAATAGAACCTTTATCAGTTGATACAAATACTTTTGAAGAAATTGAAAATAATTATTATAGAGACAATAATAATGTTTATTTCTATAAAGATGGAAATTTGCAAAAATTAAAAGATGCGAATGTTAAAAATTTTAAAATGTTGAAAGAAAGTTCTGATTTTGGAAAAGATCAGAGTACCATTTATTACAAAGGGTATAAATTAGAGCAAGTAGATAAAAATAGTTTTGAAATATTAGACGAAGCATACGATGGTTCTATAATAAAAGATAAAAACGGGATTTATATTTTAACTGAAAAAAGTAATGAAATAAAAATTAATAAAATTTCAGAAAATCAAAATAATATTGATTTTAATAGTTTTATAGAAATTACGAATAACCCGTATATTTTTAAAGATAAAAATTCTGTTTATACTTTGAATACAGATGATGATAAAACAGTTACGGTTTTTAGTTTTGAAAAAAATGATTATAAACTAAATAAATTAAATAATATAAATCCTAAAAAATTTGATATGATGGAACTTAATTATTTTAAAGATGATAAAAATATTTTCTATTTTTCAGATAAAGAAAAAATGATGAAGAAAATTAAAAATGCTGATATTGAAAGTTTTGAAATAATGAATGATGATTATGCAAAAGATAAGAATGGTGAATATTATCGTGGAGAAAAGATTAGAGAAAATAGAGGAATTAAATAG